In one Actinomycetota bacterium genomic region, the following are encoded:
- a CDS encoding DegT/DnrJ/EryC1/StrS family aminotransferase, protein MAVPLLDLKAQYLELKADLDAAIGEVMENAAFIGGPKVKELESAIARYCDTDHAVACGNGTDALFLVLAALGIGKGDEVITTPFTFFATVEAIAHVGAVPVFVDIEQGTYNIDVSKVEAAITERTKAIMPVHIFGQCVDMDPLLELAKAHNLIVIEDACQAIGATYKGRKAGSLGHAAAFSFFPSKNLGCAGDGGIVTTGDAALAAKIRSLAQHGTTKKYFHDTFGTNSRLDALQAAILLVKLPHLDRWNSLRREAAAIYDELLSDVSALELPISRDFGDHVYHLYIVKAESAKAAEKVMQALGSAGIGTALYYPLALHEQEVFTKQPGYIRPSLPVAESCNSRTFALPAFPGITRDQIEQVVSVAKAAL, encoded by the coding sequence ATGGCAGTACCTCTTCTTGACCTGAAAGCCCAGTATCTTGAACTCAAGGCGGATCTGGACGCAGCCATTGGCGAAGTGATGGAAAACGCCGCTTTTATCGGAGGCCCAAAGGTCAAGGAGTTGGAGTCCGCGATCGCGCGGTACTGCGACACCGATCACGCTGTAGCTTGCGGCAATGGAACGGACGCGCTTTTTCTTGTGCTGGCGGCGCTTGGGATTGGCAAAGGCGATGAGGTCATCACTACGCCATTCACTTTTTTCGCCACCGTTGAGGCCATCGCGCACGTCGGCGCGGTTCCGGTTTTCGTCGATATCGAGCAGGGGACTTACAACATTGACGTCTCGAAGGTCGAGGCTGCGATTACCGAGCGCACCAAGGCTATAATGCCGGTTCATATCTTCGGGCAGTGCGTGGATATGGATCCGCTGCTCGAACTCGCAAAGGCGCACAACCTTATTGTGATCGAGGATGCCTGCCAAGCGATCGGCGCGACATACAAGGGGCGGAAGGCTGGTTCGCTGGGGCATGCCGCCGCGTTCTCTTTCTTTCCCAGCAAGAACCTCGGCTGTGCCGGAGATGGTGGCATCGTTACCACCGGCGATGCAGCTCTGGCAGCCAAAATCAGGAGTCTCGCACAGCATGGCACGACGAAAAAATACTTTCACGACACTTTCGGCACCAACAGCAGGCTCGATGCTCTGCAGGCCGCCATATTGCTGGTGAAGCTGCCGCATTTGGATAGATGGAATTCGCTGCGTCGGGAGGCGGCTGCTATCTATGACGAGTTGCTAAGCGATGTTTCGGCGCTGGAGTTGCCGATCTCTCGCGATTTCGGGGATCACGTCTATCACCTCTACATCGTCAAGGCCGAGTCCGCAAAAGCTGCCGAAAAGGTGATGCAGGCCCTAGGCTCGGCGGGAATAGGCACTGCGCTTTACTACCCGCTTGCCCTGCATGAGCAGGAGGTTTTCACAAAACAGCCCGGCTACATCCGGCCGTCTTTGCCTGTGGCGGAGTCGTGCAACTCTCGGACCTTCGCGCTTCCTGCGTTTCCTGGCATCACCCGGGATCAGATCGAGCAGGTCGTAAGCGTTGCGAAGGCGGCTCTTTGA
- the wecB gene encoding UDP-N-acetylglucosamine 2-epimerase (non-hydrolyzing) has protein sequence MRRLTVISVVGARPQFVKAAPVCRALRESHNEILVHSGQHYDYAMSDVFFEQLGIPKPDFNLAVGSGTHARQTGEMMPLLEELFIEKNPDLVMVYGDTNTTLAAGLAAAKLCIPVAHVEAGLRSYNRSMPEEVNRVLVDHLSEILLCPTRTSVANLQAEGITEGVHLVGDVMLDTARFFAEHVDPSQALESYSVKPGEYYFATVHRAGNSDSKPRLHEIITAFSQLDLPVLWALHPRTAKNLEDFGLSDLVNSAENVTVVPPIAYIDTVSLLRSAKGVLTDSGGMQKEAYFFGVPCVTMREETEWTETVELGWNTLVGADSRRITAAVSSMARPHSRPSVYGDGNAAEQIVEAIQARFGGN, from the coding sequence ATGAGAAGGCTTACTGTTATCTCAGTCGTAGGCGCGCGCCCGCAATTCGTGAAGGCCGCACCCGTCTGTCGCGCGTTGCGTGAGTCTCACAACGAGATACTCGTGCACTCCGGCCAGCACTATGATTACGCGATGAGCGATGTCTTCTTCGAGCAGCTCGGCATCCCAAAGCCGGACTTCAACCTGGCGGTTGGATCGGGCACTCACGCTCGGCAGACCGGCGAGATGATGCCATTGCTCGAAGAGCTGTTCATAGAGAAGAACCCAGACCTCGTTATGGTCTATGGTGACACCAATACAACCCTGGCAGCAGGCCTGGCCGCCGCCAAACTCTGCATACCCGTGGCGCATGTGGAGGCGGGGCTTCGGTCTTACAACCGCTCGATGCCCGAGGAGGTAAACCGGGTATTGGTCGACCACCTCTCCGAGATACTGTTATGTCCCACGCGGACTTCGGTCGCGAATCTCCAGGCCGAAGGTATCACGGAAGGCGTTCATCTGGTCGGAGACGTTATGCTGGATACAGCAAGGTTCTTCGCCGAGCATGTCGATCCGTCTCAAGCGCTCGAGAGCTATAGCGTCAAGCCCGGTGAGTACTATTTCGCCACGGTGCACCGGGCTGGCAACAGCGACAGCAAGCCTAGGCTTCACGAGATTATTACGGCGTTTTCGCAGCTCGATCTTCCGGTTTTGTGGGCGCTGCACCCCAGAACAGCAAAGAACCTGGAGGATTTTGGCCTGAGCGATCTCGTCAACTCCGCCGAGAATGTGACCGTGGTTCCTCCGATCGCGTATATCGACACCGTATCTTTGCTGCGCAGCGCAAAGGGTGTTCTCACTGATTCTGGCGGCATGCAAAAAGAGGCATACTTCTTTGGCGTGCCATGTGTGACCATGCGGGAAGAGACCGAGTGGACCGAGACGGTTGAGCTGGGCTGGAACACTTTGGTCGGGGCGGATAGTCGCAGGATTACAGCCGCCGTGTCATCTATGGCCAGACCGCACTCAAGGCCCTCCGTATATGGCGACGGCAACGCCGCGGAGCAGATAGTCGAAGCTATTCAGGCAAGGTTCGGAGGCAACTAG